The Diabrotica virgifera virgifera chromosome 10, PGI_DIABVI_V3a genome has a window encoding:
- the LOC126893116 gene encoding uncharacterized protein LOC126893116, which yields MEDLKKKRTPLKAKITRIENWLLQKASTEKDALQFQFRQTELKTCFLKYEEIMDQIDEIDEAGTEAEDRVTTEQKYFSILAGLQRKMDELLLGPPPLRSNSTQSTVATAKVRLPEITMQTFCGSFSEFNSFYQLFETLIVNNEELNNVQRFIYLKSFLRNEPLQLIDNIEVIDENFDIAVKTLKDRYENKSRVISLHIQKLLKAPSLVKSNSKALREFLTLAQQTLLALKNMSVPIEHWDLLLIEIFLQKLDFSTHRAFEYDIGTKTLPTLSQFFKFLEKKCDIQEKLNVSDHDKKVNNRSQSKTSFFSSVDQPSHSFSDNNCTFCRSNAHKVYQCNDFKCLSLQEKFNFVKGKKLCFNCLGSKHFSQDCGSTRSCTLCGGHHHSSLHGTSENVSSSRNINRQALSRERNAQTPQNSQGASRVVAPISTQHSFNNRSQNEASTNSFRPPLDMQNSPDSQAATSLSALSVKTDVLLATALLQISTISENTSLSNEMLNLEFFPYNVNDKSFKTSFAVLDSITCRLPRATIDRSKIKVPQDLTLADPSYSVPGKIDLLLAGDIYSELLTDGFIRLGKNLPILQNTHLGYVIFGTINPQVFHRNSHLAISQSNVSLFVQSEPEENQLDKLLQQFFEIEEVPLVSKLNPDEELAEQIFSKTTLVLPSGRFQGE from the exons ATGGAAGACCTCAAGAAAAAAAGGACGCCTTTGAAGGCTAAAATTACAAGAATCGAAAACTGGCTCTTACAAAAGGCTAGTACGGAAAAGGATGCGCTACAATTTCAATTTCGGCAAACAgaattaaaaacctgttttttaaaatatgaagaaataatGGATCAGATAGACGAGATTGATGAAGCCGGTACTGAAGCAGAAGACAGGGTAAcaactgagcaaaaatatttctcTATTCTCGCGGGCCTACAGCGTAAGATGGACGAGTTATTGTTGGGCCCCCCTCCTCTCAGATCAAATAGCACTCAGTCAACTGTGGCCACTGCTAAGGTTAGGCTTCCGGAGATCACCATGCAAACGTTCTGCGGGTCATTCTCTGAGTTCAACTCGTTCTACCAGCTCTTCGAGACGCTAATAGTGAACAATGAAGAACTCAATAATGTGCAACGATTTATTTACCTTAAATCGTTCCTGCGAAATGAACCCCTCCAGTTGATCGACAACATCGAAGTTATCGACGAAAATTTCGATATAGCTGTAAAAACTCTCAAAGATCGTTACGAAAACAAATCGCGAGTGATTAGCTTACACATTCAAAAATTGTTAAAGGCTCCATCTCTAGTTAAAAGTAATTCAAAGGCGTTACGCGAATTTTTAACTCTAGCTCAGCAGACGCTGCTCGCTTTGAAAAATATGTCCGTACCAATTGAGCATTGGGATTTActattaattgaaatatttttacaaaaattagatttttctaCACATAGGGCCTTTGAATATGATATTGGGACAAAGACCTTACCTACCCTTTCacagttttttaaatttctcgAGAAAAAGTGTGATATTCAGGAAAAATTAAATGTTTCAGATCATGATAAAAAGGTTAATAACAGGTCTCAATCAAAAACATCTTTCTTCTCATCAGTTGACCAACCATCACACTCTTTCTCTGATAATAATTGTACTTTTTGCAGAAGTAATGCTCATAAGGTTTATCAGTGTAATGATTTTAAATGCCTCTCTTTAcaggaaaaatttaattttgtaaaaggtaagaaACTGTGTTTTAATTGTTTGGGTAGTAAACATTTCTCTCAAGATTGCGGCTCTACTCGATCATGTACTTTGTGTGGGGGTCATCATCACTCATCCCTCCATGGAACCTCTGAAAATGTCTCTTCCTCTAGGAACATCAATAGGCAAGCTCTCTCTCGTGAGCGCAATGCTCAAACTCCTCAAAATTCTCAAGGTGCTTCTCGTGTTGTCGCTCCCATATCCACTCAGCATTCTTTTAATAATCGCAGCCAAAATGAAGCTTCTACTAACTCATTCAGACCTCCTCTAGATATGCAAAACTCTCCAGATTCTCAGGCAGCCACGTCTCTCTCCGCTTTATCAGTGAAAACTGATGTATTGTTGGCTACCGCTTTA CTACAGATATCAACCATATCCGAAAACACCTCACTCTCAAACGAAATGTTAAACTTAGAATTTTTCCCCTATAATGTAAAtgacaaaagttttaaaacttCTTTCGCTGTACTCGATAGTATAACTTGTAGGCTTCCTAGAGCTACTATAGATAGAAGTAAAATAAAAGTCCCACAGGATCTCACTCTCGCAGATCCCTCGTATTCTGTTCCGGGTAAAATTGATTTGCTTCTGGCTGGTGATATATATAGTGAATTATTGACGGATGGATTTATACGGTTAGGAAAAAATCTTCCCATTCTTCAGAATACTCACTTAGGCTATGTTATTTTTGGTACAATTAATCCTCAGGTTTTTCACCGTAATTCACATTTGGCTATCTCTCAGTCAAATGTTTCTCTCTTTGTTCAATCCGAACCCGAAGAAAATCAGTTGGATAAGTTGcttcaacaattttttgaaattgaagaagtTCCCCTCGTTAGTAAATTAAATCCCGATGAAGAATTAGCGGAACAAATATTTAGCAAAACTACTCTTGTGTTACCTTCAGGCCGCTTTCAA GGCGAATAG